CTTGGAACACATGGATAATACAATAATATACAGACAAACTTAAGTTTTCAAaagtttaaagattaaaattaactttAGAAATATTTGGAAAACCCTactaaatttttaaaacacaacaaataaaaaaaataataaaaaaaaattgaggcaCAAATTAGACTTAACGTCATAAACGATATCATTATATTCCTAATTCTTATAAATTACGATAATTTAACCTTAACGCTTCAAAGTTGGGGTACTTTCCGTCATTATTAACAGAACACTCTATGTAGTTATAAATCTAATTATCTCCACGTCATCCGTGCTTTATGTCAGTAATACATAAAAGAACACGTGTACACACGTGAAAACAAAAGCTAAAAATATTAGCTTGTGTTTTGCATTAGATGAAAGATACGTGTATTCACATGATATtctttttaaactttttttcttCCACATGTGTATACATACGTATCTTTAAGTTGTTAGTAAAGAGTGATAATATGACATATACTTGGAATAGATGTAAGAGATTCATAACCGGTAATATAATTATAGTTAGGAGTAAAAGTTGTTATACTTGCAAGTGTTAGAAGTCTTCTAACTGTACCATTTTGACATTTATagataaaattacttttttttttttgataatatagataaaattacttttaattttaagggtaaagttcaaataaaatcccgtggtttcactaattttcagataaaggattgtggtttactttttgtcaaaatgaggactgaggttttcaactttagcaaaataaggactttttcgattgatactattaaaatcacccttaacaacttcaaaaatgacatattttaaaaactactaatattctaagcaactttaattcttcaacttttttattttgagattatttagatgatgtttggtaaagggagagaaagttaatgtttagagagagaaagttccaaaaaagatgattttctaaaatcgaaaatgtagttccacagaaaatatgacatgttgaaaattttcattttcaggtcgttaaagatagttttaatagcattattaaaagtgtgaaacctctgtcttcgttttgacaaaaagtaaaccacagtcctttatctgaaaattagtgaaaccactggggttttatttgaactttcccctAATTTTAATGTTAATGTATTTTTGCAACTTGCCCTTTTAAAATCTAAACTAAATTTGAGCCAAATAGAAATGATGGAATTTATTTGAAGCAAGGGTAAATGTAAAAACTTTGCATTAAATTCATCAAGATTTGTAAGGTTCCCCTAATGTCATTATCTAGTACTGTAGTTGAATTTCAGTAAATTAAGCTGTAGCAAAATGTCTGGTATGAAACACCTCTTCAACAGATAACCAAAGAACACGTGGCTCCTCCCTATTCGCTAGACGTAACATACCTCCACATCTGGATAATACGATATCCAAATCAAGTTTGCTGCAAAGCAATTGCCTGAGGCAGGAACGCAAGACAACAAAAAGAGAACATCAAAACAACATCCAACTCAACTCAACTCAACTGAACTCAACTAGTACTACTATCTTCATGGCTCCTACTCTTACCTCCAATTCATTTCTCCTAACAACAACACCCCATTCAATTTCAAGGCACTCTCTCAGAATCTATGCCAAAAGCTCTGGACCCTTTTCCCCATTTCAGCTTGCCAAATCAAATTCAGATTCTGAATCAGAATCTGAATCAAAATCAGGCAATTCAAGTCCTTTCAGATTCAATTTTGGTAGGGCTGCTGATGTCAAGTCTTTGATACCTATTGTGAGTAATCCTGCTTCAGGAATTTCGTTTCGAAGAAGAAAGGATCCTGCAACTGTCTTTGTAGCTGGTGCTACTGGACAGGCTGGCATCCGGATTGCTCAGACATTGTTGAGAGAAGGCTTCATTGTTAGAGCTGGTGTCCCGGAGCTCGGAGCTGCTCAGGACCTCGCTCGTTTTGCTGCTTCTTACAAGGTAGAGACTTTACAATCTAGTTTCTTAACTTCATTTTCCAACAAAACAAGTACtgaatttcatccaattttgtAATGCATAGCACAGATCATATCAAAGGATGAATCGAAACGCCTTAATGCTGTCGAATCAGCCTTCAAAGATGCAGAATCAATTGCCAAAGCAATTGGTAATGCAAGCAAAGTTGTGGTGACAATTGGTCCTACAGAGAACGGTCCTACTTCTGAGGTCTCCGCATCTGATGCCTTGCAAGTCATCGAGGCTGCTCAGCTAGCCGGAGTTGGTCATGTTGCGATCATCTATGACTCCAACACTGGCACATCCACGTACAATGTTCTAGATGGACTTACAACTTTCTTCAACAACATCTTCTCAAAATCTCAGGAATTGAGCATTCCTGAATTCCTGCAGAAAGTAATTGAAACCGATGTTAGTTACACTTTCATCAAGGCTAGTTTGACAGAAGATTTTTCAGAAGAAAGTTCTTACAATGTAGTTGTGTCAGCAGAAGGAAGCATCGGTGAAAACGACTTCAAAGTAATGTAATGTATGCAATTGTTTCCGTTTCATTTAgctcattttttcttttctttttctttcctttatgtTGATGTTACTAATCCATTGATATTATCAGGTGGCAAAGAGTCAAATAGCATCAATAGTGGCAAAAGTTTTCTCAAATACAGCAGTTGCAGAAAATAAGGTATTCTATATATCATAATTGGTAGACTCTATTTCTACAAATACAGATGAACTAATCATGGTTATATTCTAAAACTAGGTGGTGGAAATATTTACTAATCCATCGGCTCCGGCGAAGTCTCTGGATGAGCTTTTCAGGTAATCTGATTATGTTGTAATTCAAATGAAAACAAGTGAAATTAGGTGAAATAAGTCTAAGAACAAATTTTAGCATTGTTGTTAGCATTATGTTGCAACATCTTGTTCTTGTTCAGTTTGTTTTGGTAATGTTTGTAAATGATGATTGTATTTTAGTGCAATTCCTGAAGATGGAAGGAGAAAAGTTTATGCAGAAAGTGTtgcaaaaaagaaagaagaagaggaagcaaGGGGTGCTGCTGTTGCTGCTGAGGAAGTCAAAGAAGTGAAAGAGGTAGGAGAGGCAGAAGGTGAAGAAAATGCTGCATCAATGGAAAACTTATTGAGTAGAGCAAAAGAGATGGGTACAAGATTATCTTGGGAGAAATTAAGTTCACAGATTGGAAGTGCAGTTCAAAATAACACAAATGACAAACCTGAAGCACAGATTGCTACTGTCAGGGGACAAGCCAAAGCTCGTGCTCTGCCTGCACAAAAAGCTGTTGTAAAACGTCCTTCCCTCAAATTACCTTCCTTTAAACCCAAACAAGCTCCGAATCCTAAGCCCAAGGCTGAAAAAGCTGAGCCTAAGGGAGAAGTCAAGAAGCTGTTTGGTGGGCTGTTTCAGCAAGAAACTATATATATTGATGATGAATGAGTGACTCAATCTAATGTTTTGTTTTGTATCTTCTCTGCTACTCTATTTCTCATTTTTAAGCTCCAAATTTGTATTACTTTGTTGCCTTTCCCCTATATATGACATCAATGAATAATCCATTGCATCATGTTCaactaataaacttataattaacaAAGTCTTCATTTTGGCTCATTGTATTGTCCGCCGAAAGTCATATATGTTTTCTAAGAGGTGTGTTGTTTCTTAAGAATCATGTTGTTTACCAATAGTCTatgtttgtaatctataaatacctatcaattGATGCGGACATCTTTTTCAAGAATTCGAATCACAACGAAGGAAGTCGGGTGAGATACGAAGCAAAGGCAAATGCGTggagaaaatgctaaaaaacTGCCCCACATGGTGTGTCACATGCCCACACGATGTGTGGAGATCGGGTGAAAACAAAGAAAGCTTCTAATGTAATTCACTCGGCGTGTGCCGTGCTCACACGCTGAATGACTTGAGGCCACACGCTGTATGACACCCCCACACGCTGTGGGGCGTATTTTTCTAGTCAAAACTGGCTGGAAACATAAAGGACGTGCCGCCAACTTTTTCCCtgtatttctaattttttgttaATTACTGTTTCTGCCACCATTTATTTACTGTCTTGCCATTTAGATGTAATTCCCTAAAAACCATTTTGGCATCCCCTTTCCCATCTTATCCCTATCTTTCTTTAATGACTTGTAACCTTAGCTAGGTTAGTTTGGTCTTTTACTTTTGATTGGAAGATCTATTTAAAGCCTCTTATTTGTAAGGTTGAGTTAAttgtttattaataaaaaattattatcttctatttgaagctttgttaaggttttacACCTTTAATAATGGGGGATTCTTATTTCCTACGAATTTAGTCCGTGAAACTGGGATTAACTCCTTGAAGCTAGGCTtgagaagaaactctttgtgGGTTTAAGATCAAAACTCTCTCGTTCAACATTAATCCGTATTAGTTgttatcagagccgatcgtttcgtGACGCGAAACTTCTTTCGACAATGGTTAAACCAAGTTCATCTTAAGAATCCAAAAAAGCCGCCAACAAGAGATGAGAAGATTTCCTAACCAAATTAAGAAGATAACAGAAGGCTCAACCCCAAGAAGCGAAGGAACCTATCGATAAACATTTCGAAGTTGGGGAAACTAGCATGAGAAGGTTTATAGAGACTCTTAGGGAGCAATACCAGGCTTAAGACGAACAAATGAGAAAGTTGATAGCCTCCATGGAGAGTCTCAATGGCTTGCAACAACGCTTTGAGAGCCATCCCATGAGAAATGAAGAACACCCAATTTTACCTCCTAAAGATTTatcaccaatcttttctccatTATACATTGAAGAGGTAAATCCTAAACTTTCAATTTCTCATATTGAAGTTGTGGGTAATCCTATTACTAGTGAGGAGTTGGATGTTTGTGATGTTGTTTGTGAATTAGATTCTTATTATGAGTTTATTGGTAATGAAAttgtgaatgagaatgtgaGTTCATGtatggatgaggaggaaggagtGTTTGTAGATGAGGACATTGGGGAAACTCATGTTGAAAGGGGTGCTCCccatgtgtttgataaaatgccccTTAGGCACAACTTTATTTATATGCTTGAGGAAAGTGAGGGAATGTGCCTTGAAGAGGGGGAGAATGATTTTGGGATTGATAAACTCTTTGAGGAGGATGAGGAAATCACATTATGTGTGGAGGCtgatggctatggtgatgggagagatcTTGGTGGTTCAACCATTGTGGGATGTAACATGTCATTTGAGTTGGATAGCTTATCAAATAGATTAGATGGCTTGAACTATATGGAAAAGTGGGAGGAAATGAGAGGTCATGGGAAAGAATGGATTGTTGACGAAAAGGGGAACGAATTTGAATATGATCACGAGGAAGATGAGCTAGAAGGGGAtattgatgaagaggagaaccacTCTGAGAATGAGCTAGAAAGAAATGATGAACTTGGCAATTATGAGAGTAAATTCGACGATGGGggttaaagagagagagagaacgaTTCCGAGGATGATatatgtgaggatggtgaatTTTATCACCATGtgaatgaaaatgatgaagatGATAAAGTTTACCATGATGAGAACGAGCATCAGAATATTGAGTGGAACCAACAAGGGGCTGCTTATGAAGATGACGAAGATGGGGTCTATCATGATGAGAGTGAGCTTTGACACATTGAATGGAATCAACACGGGGCTActtatgaagatgatgaagatagaTTCCCttatgatgatgagttggaggacgTTGAGTGGAGCCAAAACGAAGATACCTATGAAGGTGATGATGATGGAGATGATCATAATGTGTATTTGTTGGCGAGGATGCTCATGTCTAGTGAAGAAGAGTATGACCCACAATatcaattatttagaactcggtGCTTAGTTTTTGGGAAGAAATGTGAGGTGATAATCGATGAAGAAAGCTAAATGAATTCCATTAGTCGGTCACCTTGAGCAAATTTGGTTACCGAGCCATATCCTAGACCTTATCATATTGGTTGGGTCAATAAGGTGgagaagcttcaagttctcaacaGTGTAAGGTTCTTTTCACTATTGGGGCTTATCAAGATAAAGCTATATGTGATGTTGTAGAGATGGATGTTTGCCACGTGCTATTAGGTAGGTCATGGCAATTcgattgtgatgcctcacatgtgggaagaagcaacacctacaccatacgcaaagACGGAATCAAGTACATCCTTACACCCTTGAAGAGTTCATCTAGGGAGAAAAAGAAGGCAACTTTGAATGCTTGTCCAACTCGAGAGTTGAAGGTGAATGGGTGCATCGGTAGAATGCGAAAGACATAGTGTCACATTGACTTGGATTCTGTAGATGATTTACCTTGCCTCACTCATGATGAAGTCGGATCCaaagaggagaatgaggttgagaaggGAACGAGCAATGTTGAGAATGAGGAAGTTGAGTAAATGTTCGAAAGTGTTAAGTACATGTCTTTCAAAGATCAACCTCGAGGGCTTCCACTTTTGGGAAAGTTACCACAtgacatagcatgggatccgggagatagCGCACCTAGCCTTACATATGGTAAAGTGAACTCTAAGGAGGAGGATGAAGGGTACTTTGTGATGTCTCTATATGGGACCGAGACTCCTAATACATGCATGATATAAATGAATTAAGTTACCCActtggtaaaatctgaacttattcgtttgtgctttgttgaaatATATGTGTTGGGATTTATGTTATGTTGGTTGAAAAAGAATCTATCATATGAGGAGCTTATGAGAGGTCACCTTGTGGTGAAGAATGTGGGCTTCGTGGAGTACTTGATAAATGCGATTGTCATTTTGGGTGATGTTGAAGCACCTGGAAATACTCGAGAGTTACGGGATAGTGGCCAATTTAATAAGGAGATGAATCTAGAAGTCTCGAGATCGTTGACTCAAGATAAGGAAGGAGTTGGTCCAAATGTTCATGAGATCTATATGAAGTGGGTTTACAAGTGTCATTGGGATATTCCATTTAATGTCGGCAATGGGCGAGTAGAGGTTGAGCATAGCATCTGGGGTAATGATATGAAGGCTAGTGAAGTCCGGAGAGATTCAACTCAAAGCTATGTTGGGGTTTTAAAGAGTGCTCAAGGGATCACTCCGAATTAGGTTGATATGTTTTGACGAGACATTCCATTTGAGGTTGGGTATGAGCGGATAAAAGCGGTGGCTAATCTTCAAGCAAGTGATGTGGAGACCAAGAAGGTCCGGGGTTGGTCCGTTCGACATGCCGTGGGAAGTTGGAAGAGAATGTTAGATCTTGTTGAAGAATGGTTTGACAAGCTTCACCAAGATATCCTATTTGATGCCGGTAGAAAGTGGAAGATGAATGTCAAGGAGGATGAGAACTGGGGCAAGTCACTGATTGAAATATGGGAGGAAGTCTGTgtgaagaaggtgaattcaGAAATTCGGCACATTCTAACTGCAAATTGTGTTTTACTGAGATGACAACTTTATGAATTGGCGTGCTTCCTTCATTGATCTATGTGTCTAAGCCGTTGTAACCTCCTCGAGTACATGCCTATTGGTCTAGTGTCTAGTATGATAAATTGCATGTTATCACTAAACCTATAATAAAATGAGTCTCCAATTCATGATTGTAGCCAAAATCATGTTTAAATCCATGAACTTTATAATTTTTCTGAATTAAACTTTCGatctttaattttcatatatattgaGTCATTCATTAACGATTTAGTTAATGAAACTGTTAGTAAAAAACTCAATTATTATAGGCAAAATTCATAATTATTGATTAAACTTTCgatctttaatttttatatatattgagcCATTCACTACTAGTTTTAATAAAGGAACTGTTAGTGTGATGTTCAACAAGTGAACATTAAAGATTATGAATTTAATCTTTAAAACGATAAAAATTCAAAAGGTCAATGTCAAAAAATAAACTATAAATTGTTTCTAAAAGTTCAAGATTAATTATACATTTAACTAATTATTCTTCCACGTTGTTATTATTCACAATATGCATATTCATATAAAAGAAAACATTTAAGTATGGGCAAAAATACAAGAGAAGTTTTATAATACTCATAGAGTATGTGTTTCCTTAGAGTTGTAAagagaataatattttttattatacctAAAAAGCCGTAGTGTATCGTAGAATTTGTGAAAATACAGTAAGGTAGGAAATGAATAAATTGAGTATAAgctaaaaaagagaaaaaccaAGTCTAAGCTCAAGATCTAACTCTTGGGGTTGAGTTTGAGCTTTGGGCTCCTGTTGAAGTTGATCAATTTTCCTTCTTTTGTAGGTAAGCTTTCTCGCTGTGGGTTTACAGAGTGTAGTTATAGGGTTATAAACCAAGTTGGACTCAGGATGGTTGAGCCTTGCTCTTGCTCTTTCTCTCCTGTGCACATTCATATGACCACCTAATGCCTGAGCTGACCCTACTTCTTTTCCGCAGAAATTGCAGATATATGATCTTGGTGCCCACATTTCTAACTCTTCACTACTGTATTTTGATTCTTGCTCCATCTTCTTTATAGTAGGAATTCATCACATCTTTGATAatatctatatatggaattacaactcttatgttttttaatttccagtttCTAGTCAGTCAACGATAAAACATGGATTATACTTGAGAAAATTTCTATAGCGTGGGGTATGTTTTGTGCAATCTTTGACTTGCATGCTTTATGTTTAGACTTATCTTTTTGTTTTCTAGAAAGAAAAAGCACTTGCAGATCTATGTAATGGAGTAAAATAAAAGGATTGTTGACTTAGGAGTATATATTGTTAGTGAATTTAGAGGCATGGCATGGAATTGGTTGGTTCTTGTGATTAAGTCATTAGCCAAAGTTTCACGTCAAATGAGTCAATGGATGACAGTTTTCCAATTATGTTAGAGAATTACTTACTTGGTCAAGCATAGAATTGGACTATGTCCACTCCTACACCCAAACCCATCATTAATTACTTACCCAACTCGCCAATCACCGTTTGGTCCGAGCCATAAGGAGTATATACTGAAGGTGCTAATCTAGTTGGAATGTCCAAACTTTCTTCTTACTTCCGACTTCTATCTTTcacttaaaaaatatttttgatacCCCTCAAGCAAACAACTGAGTGAACGAATAGGAAATATGTTACACAACTATGAAAATACACTCACCGTTTAATCAATTATGAAAATGTAATGCACACAACAAGAGTTTTAGACTGAATTTTATCACAAACAAAATAGAAATATGTTTACTTTTGATTATGAAAAGCATGATTTGATGTACACTTACATTATAACACACTATACAGGGGCATGTAATAGAGGAAACTCAATCTCATGAAGAAACATTTGCACCCAACTCAATACAGAAATCACAGAAGCAATGACTTTATATTCCGCCTTTAAATGATCGTGAAAATGTGTTATTTCTTAGAGGCATGACACAAGACAAGAATCAAGAAACACTACTTAACTAGTAGTGGATTTGCCATTCCGATTTGCATAGCATTATAACAGATTCACAGATTTCTGAAATAGTGTATGATCAGCCTATAGATATCATAATTTATTTGGGTAATTAAATAAGTGTAGCTCCAAATAAATGTAAGTATGTTTCATTGTTTCAACATTAacctataaaaataataataatcaataTTTAATGACACCAAACAAACAAAGCCAACTAGTAAAACAATGTtggtaattaatattaatattaatattgtaAGAAATGTATGATCATTTCAgtaatgaaaaaacaaaaagagaaggTGTAATGCATAGTACATAGTATATCCCTACAAAATTGATGACAACTTTTTGGTCATTTCCAATTGTCGTACGTGTTTTATAATTAAATGAGTTTTGGAAAATCCGTTAGTTGGTTTATTCTTTATTCTAAAAGAAGTTTCCGCGATGTATATGGATCCAACATCTTCCCAAactcataaataaataaaattggaACAATGGACGACAAGGTGTTAGTAAGCTTTCCAAGAATTGCTATTGTTGCTGATAAACTGTGATACTGTCGTTTTTTAGCCTACAAAACAGTATGCTAAGTCAGACGGGGCTGGAGTCCGTCAAACCCGCTCCGATGTCTAAGTCAGTTTCTGATTTAAGACTGAATGGAAAGGTATTGACTAGTTTAGAGATAGTAGTTAGTGTACCAAACCTTGTATCTATATCTGTGTATTTA
The sequence above is drawn from the Euphorbia lathyris chromosome 6, ddEupLath1.1, whole genome shotgun sequence genome and encodes:
- the LOC136234046 gene encoding protein PLASTID TRANSCRIPTIONALLY ACTIVE 16, chloroplastic, with amino-acid sequence MAPTLTSNSFLLTTTPHSISRHSLRIYAKSSGPFSPFQLAKSNSDSESESESKSGNSSPFRFNFGRAADVKSLIPIVSNPASGISFRRRKDPATVFVAGATGQAGIRIAQTLLREGFIVRAGVPELGAAQDLARFAASYKIISKDESKRLNAVESAFKDAESIAKAIGNASKVVVTIGPTENGPTSEVSASDALQVIEAAQLAGVGHVAIIYDSNTGTSTYNVLDGLTTFFNNIFSKSQELSIPEFLQKVIETDVSYTFIKASLTEDFSEESSYNVVVSAEGSIGENDFKVAKSQIASIVAKVFSNTAVAENKVVEIFTNPSAPAKSLDELFSAIPEDGRRKVYAESVAKKKEEEEARGAAVAAEEVKEVKEVGEAEGEENAASMENLLSRAKEMGTRLSWEKLSSQIGSAVQNNTNDKPEAQIATVRGQAKARALPAQKAVVKRPSLKLPSFKPKQAPNPKPKAEKAEPKGEVKKLFGGLFQQETIYIDDE